The Tissierellales bacterium genome contains a region encoding:
- the rpe gene encoding ribulose-phosphate 3-epimerase, with amino-acid sequence MAKIAPSILSADFSCLGEEVKRIDLAGADLVHIDVMDGQFVPNITFGPPVIKSLRKVTELPFDVHLMIESPERYIEDFVKAGADYITVHAESTTHLHRTLQLIKSFGIKAGVVLNPATSLDVLEYVLEEVDMVLIMTVNPGFGGQSFIDSTKEKIKRLRKIIDERDLPIEIQVDGGVKLNNIAEIAECGADIFVAGSAVYGA; translated from the coding sequence ATGGCAAAAATAGCACCATCTATATTATCAGCAGATTTTAGCTGTTTAGGAGAAGAAGTAAAGAGAATTGATTTAGCAGGAGCGGATTTAGTTCATATTGATGTTATGGATGGACAATTTGTTCCCAATATTACATTTGGTCCACCTGTGATAAAGTCACTTAGAAAAGTTACTGAGTTACCATTTGATGTTCATTTGATGATTGAATCACCAGAGAGGTACATTGAAGATTTTGTAAAAGCAGGTGCAGACTATATAACTGTTCATGCTGAGTCTACTACACATTTACACAGGACGCTTCAGCTAATTAAGAGTTTTGGAATTAAAGCTGGGGTTGTGTTAAATCCTGCAACGTCTTTAGATGTATTAGAGTATGTCTTGGAAGAAGTTGATATGGTATTAATTATGACTGTAAATCCAGGTTTTGGAGGTCAAAGTTTCATTGATTCAACTAAAGAAAAAATTAAACGACTTAGAAAAATAATTGATGAGCGCGATCTACCTATAGAAATACAAGTAGATGGTGGAGTCAAGCTAAATAATATAGCTGAAATTGCTGAATGTGGAGCAGATATTTTTGTTGCAGGTTCTGCTGTTTATGGAGCTGA
- the rsgA gene encoding ribosome small subunit-dependent GTPase A gives MALAVEEGIIVKGIGGFYYVKNDKNTYECRARGLFRKKKITPLVGDHVKIELSDENTGYIHEIFKRKTELFRPPVANVDQVVIVFAAQNPDPNLWLLDRFILLAESQGLDIIMCLTKVDLADENKVEEFLKPYIQVGYPVYKIDNKSRFGVDEFKEQLKGKISVFAGPSGVGKSTLLNNIQPELKLQTGEVSGKTKRGKHTTRHVELLSLDMGGHVLDTPGFSSMDISYLEENEIKSLFKEMEENSDYCKFRGCMHLNEPSCEIKRMVETGEISESRYKHYTEFVEEIRKNRRY, from the coding sequence ATGGCATTAGCTGTTGAAGAAGGCATTATTGTTAAGGGAATTGGTGGTTTTTATTATGTGAAAAACGATAAGAACACTTATGAGTGTAGAGCTAGAGGTTTGTTTAGAAAGAAAAAGATAACACCTTTAGTAGGAGATCACGTGAAAATTGAATTATCTGATGAAAATACTGGATACATTCATGAAATATTTAAAAGAAAGACAGAATTGTTTAGACCACCAGTGGCTAATGTTGATCAAGTTGTGATTGTATTTGCTGCTCAGAATCCGGATCCTAATTTATGGCTTTTAGATAGATTTATACTTTTAGCTGAATCACAAGGATTAGACATAATAATGTGTTTGACTAAAGTAGATTTAGCGGATGAAAATAAGGTGGAGGAGTTTTTAAAACCTTATATACAGGTGGGCTATCCTGTTTATAAAATAGATAATAAGTCTAGGTTTGGAGTAGATGAGTTTAAAGAACAGCTAAAAGGTAAAATATCAGTATTTGCAGGGCCATCAGGTGTTGGAAAATCAACACTATTAAATAATATACAACCTGAACTGAAGTTACAAACAGGAGAAGTGTCAGGTAAAACCAAGCGAGGTAAACATACAACGAGACATGTTGAACTTTTGAGTTTGGATATGGGTGGACATGTATTGGATACACCGGGCTTTAGTTCTATGGATATTTCATATTTAGAAGAAAATGAAATAAAAAGCTTATTTAAAGAAATGGAAGAGAATAGTGACTATTGTAAATTTAGAGGGTGTATGCATTTAAATGAACCATCATGTGAAATAAAAAGAATGGTGGAAACTGGAGAAATTAGTGAATCAAGATACAAACATTATACAGAATTCGTAGAAGAAATTAGAAAAAATCGGAGGTATTAG